From one Melioribacteraceae bacterium genomic stretch:
- a CDS encoding DEAD/DEAH box helicase family protein, whose amino-acid sequence MQLTKHLVLFRYILKQFGYDDFETLREEFNNIQTGYDSAGRSSFAGVLGWKPIRIPQETLFRYDESIRTYEERLKTNRAEPKLTFKYFQWFALLFTEYYFDRLTTDTNQLITDLNNFKNTYDDYSAIENYNENDLKKLAFWMATGSGKTLIMHCNYWQIRKYFKDWENIILITPNEGMSQQHYESFTASGIDSKIYSGSEESLKTKEGEILIIEITKLVKEKEGEGVSVDVDYFAETKNLVFIDEGHKGQRSEEKKWKSLREHITRSNDSYTFEYSATFGQIITSRTNELLQEYGRSIIFDYSYRHFYADGYGKDFAVFNIEAEEEYNDEQIDLLLTAGLLTYYEQVILFEKFESEIRQYEIEKPLWIFVGSKVIGNGSSTLTQTDKKNISDVTRVIKFLQNILSSPKLLQQNVDKILSGSSGLMNSDGVDIFEDRLRYLKENRPSIDDVLSKLFNGSGQIEAYQIKNAEGEIGLKTKTSDKYFAVINIGDVAKYSKKLEEDTDGKLVIQEDNFTSSLFYNLSETDSTVNLLIGSKKFIEGWNSWRVSCMGLLNMGKGEGAQIIQLFGRGVRLKGKELSLKRENELSGYPVRALQTISIFGLNASYMNNFLTNIEKETPEYKEYPVEIRFNYEGKWANKIVTFKKDDNHNFKEYLVVLDYNEEIAKRVTIDLRNRVMAAVSGFNNQIAENIEEYSGSLLKEFYDFIDLENLLTEIKNYTLIRGYTNLVITKEAVVEILLKLRPESILCGKDQFTIKDAIEGKIQRVAEAALKDYVQKFYSDKEKDSLTRNLSIDLINYDSYRDIFPTDKRMIIKAPKEHRRIVDQLIKDMNQFYENDLNEIPTIHFDKHLYSPIATFRKGEIYQQIKTIPVKLNAGETKFVKQIRDFIRDNSKKLTGIEIFLLRNLSQRGVGFFLESSSFFPDFILWVVKDKKQYIYFLDPKGIRMMTNFNHPKVLFCTKQVKEINESLKEKIAKEKKGLEIELSAFILSVTKYNDIKENWGSERTSKEDFTRNNILFVDDNKAYLQQLFDEFVEN is encoded by the coding sequence ATGCAGCTAACAAAACACTTAGTTTTATTCAGATACATACTAAAGCAATTCGGTTATGATGATTTTGAAACTCTCCGGGAAGAGTTCAATAATATTCAAACCGGGTATGATTCAGCCGGCAGAAGTTCATTTGCCGGAGTGCTTGGATGGAAACCAATTAGAATACCGCAAGAAACTTTATTTCGCTACGATGAATCAATTAGAACTTATGAAGAAAGACTGAAAACAAATCGTGCCGAACCGAAACTTACATTTAAGTATTTTCAATGGTTTGCACTTCTTTTTACAGAATATTATTTCGATAGACTAACTACCGATACAAATCAACTTATTACCGATCTGAACAACTTTAAAAATACTTATGATGATTACTCTGCGATTGAAAATTACAATGAAAACGATCTAAAAAAACTTGCTTTTTGGATGGCGACAGGAAGCGGCAAGACTTTAATAATGCACTGCAATTATTGGCAGATAAGAAAGTACTTCAAAGATTGGGAAAATATAATTCTCATTACTCCGAATGAAGGAATGAGTCAGCAGCATTACGAAAGTTTTACCGCAAGCGGAATTGATTCGAAAATATATTCCGGCAGCGAAGAAAGTTTGAAGACTAAAGAAGGTGAGATATTAATTATTGAGATAACAAAGTTAGTTAAAGAAAAAGAGGGAGAAGGCGTAAGTGTTGATGTTGACTATTTTGCAGAGACCAAAAATTTAGTCTTTATAGATGAAGGGCATAAAGGGCAGCGTTCGGAAGAAAAGAAATGGAAATCTTTACGCGAACATATAACGAGAAGCAATGATTCTTATACTTTTGAATATTCCGCAACATTCGGACAAATAATTACTTCGCGCACCAATGAGTTACTCCAAGAATACGGGCGATCAATTATTTTTGATTATTCATACAGACATTTTTACGCTGACGGTTACGGGAAAGATTTTGCGGTTTTTAACATTGAAGCCGAAGAGGAATACAACGATGAACAGATCGATCTGCTGCTTACTGCCGGTTTGCTTACCTACTATGAGCAAGTAATTCTATTTGAAAAGTTTGAAAGTGAAATACGACAGTATGAAATTGAAAAACCGCTTTGGATATTTGTCGGAAGTAAGGTTATAGGAAACGGTTCATCAACACTAACTCAAACCGATAAGAAAAACATTTCCGATGTAACACGTGTAATTAAATTCTTACAAAATATTTTGTCTTCACCAAAATTGCTGCAGCAAAATGTGGATAAGATTTTATCCGGTAGTTCGGGGTTAATGAATTCCGATGGTGTAGATATATTCGAAGACAGGTTAAGATACTTGAAAGAAAATAGACCTTCTATTGATGATGTGTTATCGAAATTATTTAACGGCAGCGGACAAATTGAAGCTTATCAAATAAAAAACGCTGAAGGTGAAATAGGGTTAAAAACTAAAACGAGTGATAAATATTTTGCTGTTATTAATATCGGTGATGTTGCGAAGTATTCCAAGAAACTTGAAGAAGACACCGATGGCAAACTTGTAATACAAGAGGATAATTTTACATCGTCGCTCTTTTATAATTTATCGGAAACGGATTCAACTGTTAATTTATTAATCGGATCGAAGAAGTTTATTGAAGGTTGGAATTCCTGGCGGGTTTCTTGTATGGGACTGCTCAATATGGGAAAAGGTGAGGGCGCCCAGATAATTCAATTGTTCGGAAGAGGGGTTCGCTTAAAAGGGAAAGAACTTTCTCTAAAAAGAGAAAATGAATTATCCGGTTACCCGGTTAGAGCGTTACAGACAATTTCGATATTTGGTTTGAATGCTTCGTATATGAACAACTTCTTGACTAATATAGAAAAGGAAACACCGGAATATAAAGAGTACCCTGTTGAGATAAGGTTTAATTACGAAGGTAAATGGGCAAATAAGATTGTTACTTTTAAAAAAGATGATAACCATAACTTCAAAGAATATTTGGTTGTACTGGATTACAACGAAGAAATCGCAAAGCGTGTAACGATTGATTTAAGAAATAGAGTTATGGCTGCCGTAAGCGGTTTCAACAATCAAATTGCCGAAAATATTGAGGAATACTCAGGCAGTTTATTGAAAGAATTCTATGATTTCATCGATTTGGAAAACCTATTAACCGAGATAAAAAACTATACTCTTATTAGAGGTTATACAAATTTAGTAATTACAAAGGAAGCCGTTGTTGAAATACTGTTGAAACTTAGACCTGAATCGATTCTTTGCGGTAAAGATCAATTTACTATAAAAGATGCAATAGAAGGAAAAATACAACGTGTGGCAGAGGCGGCATTAAAAGATTATGTGCAGAAATTTTATTCTGATAAAGAAAAAGACAGCCTAACAAGAAATCTTAGTATTGATCTTATTAATTATGATTCATATCGAGATATTTTTCCTACCGACAAAAGAATGATTATCAAAGCCCCAAAAGAGCACCGAAGGATAGTAGATCAACTAATTAAAGACATGAATCAATTTTATGAAAATGACTTAAATGAAATTCCAACAATTCATTTTGATAAACATTTATACTCACCTATAGCTACATTCCGGAAAGGAGAAATTTATCAGCAAATTAAAACAATCCCGGTTAAACTTAATGCAGGTGAAACAAAATTTGTAAAACAAATAAGAGACTTTATTCGAGACAACTCCAAAAAATTAACAGGGATTGAAATATTTTTATTGAGGAACTTATCGCAGCGAGGAGTTGGTTTCTTTTTGGAAAGTTCCTCGTTTTTCCCCGATTTTATTTTATGGGTAGTGAAAGATAAAAAGCAGTATATCTATTTCTTAGATCCGAAAGGAATAAGAATGATGACGAATTTTAATCACCCGAAGGTTTTATTCTGCACAAAACAAGTGAAGGAAATCAACGAATCTCTGAAAGAAAAAATAGCAAAAGAGAAGAAAGGACTTGAAATAGAGCTCTCCGCATTTATTTTATCGGTTACCAAATACAATGATATTAAAGAGAACTGGGGTTCTGAGAGAACATCAAAAGAAGACTTCACGCGGAACAATATTTTATTTGTTGATGATAATAAAGCATACTTGCAGCAATTGTTTGATGAGTTTGTAGAAAATTAA